Within Anolis sagrei isolate rAnoSag1 chromosome 3, rAnoSag1.mat, whole genome shotgun sequence, the genomic segment ttttgtgtgtggtaaAGATGTTGTGCTCCCAACTGCAATGAATGTGGAGGGTTGATTTTAATTCTCTTCAAGCCCAGCGtttactttgttattgttttgcatcttcaagttgtttccgacaTATGGTGATGCTAAGGCTCACCagtcatgggtttttcttggcaagtttttgTTTATCTGCTAGCATCTGgtttaaagaaagaagaaagagattcTTCTTTTGTGGGAACAAACAATACTAGGGAGGGATCTTTAGCTTGCACTAGAATGAGAATCCAAAGCTCTTACTACCCCCTTGTAAAGTCTGTGTATCCAGGTCAACAGGACTTTCTTCCTGGTAGCTATGTTTAAGGTTATAATACTAAGTCACGTTCACACGTTCTTCTGTTTGCTCAGGACTTTACAGGGTTTTTGTAacctttttattggttttaaaatATGAAGATATCTCTCTTTCCACAAGGCTGTCACCTTTCTTATTATTACTTTAAAAGTTTACAAGTTGAGTATTTCTTActcaaagtacaaatcccaggaaacCATAGCTTTAAGGCATGacagttatagtggtgtcaaactgcattaaatttacagtgtaggtgtatatctgtatatctgtatatctgaGCCTGGCTTAAATGTTATGCAGTTTCTGATTCACACTGTTTGGAAATTCAGGAAATGCTCTTTTCTTGCCTTTTCCAAACAAGAAACTCAAATAACAAAAGCACAACATTGTTCATCAAGATCTGTGCATCTTTCCACAGAATTTATGGAATTTCCCTTCTTTTGAAGAAGGAATcttttcctttttgtgtgtgtgcgcgcgcatgcATGCGTGGGACAAATGGCCAAGATTCCCACTCCCACACAAAAGCAAAGCTTACTTGAATAACGATATCAAACACTGCCTGCAAGGCTAAGGCTGCAAGCCAGGCACAGAATTTGAAATAGCCTCTaaaattacaaatctcaggaaTCCATAGGAAAGAGCTAAGACAATGTAAGTGGTTTGTTGCTatcatgtgccttcaaggcaaTTCTGACCCTAAGGTGACCGtatcctgtgtttttttttctggagaCTGTTTGCCTTCCTCTCCCTTAGAGGCTGAGagaagtgtgacttgcctaatgtCATCTAGTAGGGATTCACATCCTAGTCTAGAGCTGTAGGCCTACCATCAAACCACACCATGCTGGTTCCCAGAAAGTGGTATCAGTATTATAATTGTAGTATCATAGTGTGAAAATGTCCTCTGAACTGTTAAAATCCTTGTGTTTTTGGAGATATTGCTTTAAGATGTGCTGCTTTATGAGCAtctgttcctttttccatttgcaatagtggtgcaatgggttaaacccttgtgccagcaggactgaagaccgacaggtcagagattcgaatccggggagagtgcagatgagctccttctctcagctccagctctccaagaagggacatgagagatgccttccACAAGGGTggtataacaaaacaaaacatccgggcgtccctgggcaacgtccttgcagacggccaattctctcacaccagaagcgacttgcagtttctcaagttgctcctgacatgacaaaaaaatcgcaacattaaaatacacataaaaaccaattaaactgCCTTCTGATAACATCAACAGATGGGGGTTGCTTTTGCTTGAGTCCAATTGTGCCATTAGCCAGTGCAACTTGGTTTCCTTTGATGTATCCCAATACTTTGTTGAACGCCACCTGACTTGGAGAGCCTCATCTACTagcactacaggcagtccccgagttacaaacatccaacttacaaatgactcactgtgaaaaatgggggtgagacaacaggaagtgagaaaaatctccttgggaaggaaattcactcctgaaagagtttatgatggggaaaaggtatctccaatTAAACTTTTTtgctaatccttgtttccacaagaagtcttatttttcaaaatccacagaaggcacagaaagcgaggtgaaatcttctaacagacacagacagcaaaacaataaccatAAGggtcttaaccctttcctatgctatcagaAACTTTACAgtttttttggctggagttacacttaaaatgtatacGTTCCGATATACATACAAATTCAGAGTttgaacaaatctacagaatctatcttgttcttaACTTTTGGACTGCTCCATCATAGGTTTTCTGTGGCATAAGGGGTCTGCTGTGCCTCTTTCTGTGTAGTAACAACAAGTGTTAGCCTTGGTGCCAGTGCCATTGTATTTGAGAGATCCTCCGCGAGTGTCAGTCCCAGTTTGAAATCCCACCATGGTTGAAACCAATTACACTTCCTTTTGAAATAACAACACTGTAgtggtttcttttaaaaagtcaggGGGGAAGGATTGCAGGTTCATTTTTCAAGCAAACAAAATTATTCCCTGTTGTCCCAAGACTATCAGGAAAGTGGAGAGACAAATGGTTCAAATAGTTGCTAATTGTACTTCAAAGAAAGCCATTTGTCATGTAGCTGTTTTCCTGGCTTTGGGAAAGGATGTAAATCTTCTTTTGGCAGGAAGATTTGAAAGGGAATGTTTAGTGTTTGCATATCAAAGAGGCACTGGAAACTGGTAAAAGGGCAGGTAAGACAATAAGGAGTAAATTTAATCCAGGTTTCAAAAGATCATTGGTGAAGAAGGCAATTAGTGGAAGAAAAGAGTTTACTCCATTGCCCAAGGTTTGTATGGTACCTGTGATGCTCTGATTaaggggttttcttggccagatttattACAAGGTAATTTGCATTCACTTTtatcagaggctgagagagtgagaccTGGTCACCTAGTGAGTTTTCATAGCAGAGCAATGACTCAAAGCCTGATCTCCAGACTCATCGTCCAGCGCTTAAACAGTTACACAACTGTATTGTCAAaagtttccatggctggaatctctgggttgctgtgagtttgtatggccatgtcaggacagaatatggaacatggccatacaagcctagaaaactcacagcaccccatTTACACAACTGTGAAAGGTAGAAAAGCTCCATTCACTTTTGCATTTCTGTCAGTAAGTAAGTAGGTATTGCCTGTGGTTTGTGTCTAAGAGACTTActgggggatttggggagcttcagtccaaaaagtaacttttccaagttggaATTTGGTCCCACAATAAAGCACTGCTTTTgaaaaaactggcaaaactgAAGTCATTTGTCTTCTGTCATAATTTTAGTTCATATTGAGAGTTTGACTGGCTTTGTAATTGAGGGCACTGTTTGCTGCTGTGCCTCAGGCAGGACAATGTTTTGGGGCAGCTCTGGTGAGCTTTCTGAATGCTTACCAACTTCCATATAACATGAAGAAGACAGTATCATCAGAGGCCCAAAGAGAATCATGGGACACGAAGATAGGCAAAGTCCTTGTTATCAATTAAGAGTGTATCATCAATCATCAGTTTCTAATTCTGCAGCAGAAAGAACTCAGTTTGTGCAGCTAAGTGCATATAttgggtgaggcagcataacttcttctttttaaatgcatgccattcagttggttgaagacatagcggagcgctagtggtctcgtttgagaggcgggagtataaaggtttgtcctgacacagttcagtcgccatcatgccttggaacagtgaggagcgtgcttttgccattgaggcctacttgtcaagcggatttggagtggccggcccgctctccagatttggtcccttgtgatttttttctatgggtttttttgaaatcctatgtttatgtgaaccgtccaaggaccttacaagatttgaagaccaacatccaggaagaagttgccaacataacgccttctatgctggcaagagtcatgacaaacgccagataacagtttactcagtgtatggagaatgggggacgtcgcctacctaatttgatcttcaaaactatgtaaaacaaaactttaggtttgcgcctacattataaaaagcaaaaaaaaaaaacaaatctgattcatacaatgggttttgaaaaaaggaagttatgctgcctcatcctGTATCTGTCCAAAaggattctaggaattgtagtgcaaaaaatcaaATTTCTAGTTCAGTTCTGCTGTGTCTATGTGTGTTTATAAACAGTCTTTCTCAAAGAGGAAGTCTTTATgtaaaatatttgctttttaaaacaaaccATTCAGATGAAAACTTCACATTGGGGTTCAAACACCAGCATAAAACACTTAAAGAAATACATCAGCACCTGATCTGACAGGAGGCAGGGTTATAGCTTATGGCATCAGGCTCTGAAGATCCAACAAAACCCGTTGTCTTGCACTGATCAGAAAGGGAAAAAGCAGTGGCTTCCATACCAATGGGGCAATTGATCCACTCAGGGTTTTAGTCCAGATTTTGAAGGGTGAAACTGACACAGAAACCACCTCTGCTAAAAGGAAGTTTAAAGATAGCAAAAAGGAAGAACACTGGTCTGCGTAATCTAGTCTTACCAAAACTGAAGATCTTTGCAGGGGTTTCAGAAAAGTGCATTTCCTAGCACTATCCAGAGCTGCAGGAATACATACCATGGTACCTTTTGCTTACAAATTACTTGCTATGCATTAGCTCTAACCAAGAACCATATCCATGGTAGACAACAAGTCAGATATCAGGGGAATAAAACACCTAACCCAAAATGTCACTATCTCAATTTCCAATGAAAAACAATTGGGCATAAAACTTGCTTCACAGGTTACAGGGTCTTGATTTATTTTTGAAGTATCTGTGAAGCTGAGCATCCCTGAAAGGAATTTTGAACCCCCCTTTTCAGCAGAATGTAAAAGCAAACCGGGCGTCCATTCATACTAAACAATGATAgctttatgattccactttaatggcCAGCACTGTACCCAAcaaaattctgagatttgtagatgaactatatggCTCAGTGCCCTTCCCTAAACTGAAAATCCCAGAAGTAATACAgagaaccagaaaaataaaaatcagtgCCTGAAGGACTAGAAGAATCAATACCTGAAGGACCGCATTCGGTTGACTGGAAGACTAGTGAGGTTGAGAAAAAACCCTCTTTTGGGGAGAATACAGTTCCCGAAATACCCCAGGAAATGGTGTTGGGAAGGGTTAAATCTATAGGAATTTCATCAAGCTTTACTTTCATAAGATGGGCATGTCTGAGGGTCAATGTAGTACTATGACTATGCCACACAATGATAGCAATTTGATatcttaactgtcatggcttctgggattcatagtttagtGAGGTACTTAGCATTCTGTTGATAGGTACAAGAAGTCTCCAGCAGAAAATCTGAAAATCACTAAAACAcgaatcccagaattctgtgggATAGAACTGTGAGCAGGTATAACATTAACTATGTACCCTCAGGTACTCACCATGTTGTATGGAAGCAGTATTGCCCCATTCTGATCTGGTGAACATGACACATTCCAGATCACTGACTAAAAGTTTAGAATGGCCTGGGCCAGTATGCTAGCTGAAGTCAACAATAATTTGCTGCTGCATTCTAAATGCAACTTGAAATTTGGCCTCCAAAGGCACTGGATTTGAATGGAACCCAGGCTATTTCTGTACATGTAGCAGAAAGAGAAAATATAACTGATCATGTGACACTGCAAATAGGGAACATTATATTTCAGATTAATCCAGAACTGCTTCGCCCACTCTGTACGTAAAAAAAGATAAACACTCCTTCCTGCTGATATCTCGATGTTCCACTTAAGGAGAGTTATTTTATGTGGAAATATATTCAGAAATGGCATTCTGTCCCACCGCCAGAGTCTGAAGTGCAGCAGCTTAATTTATGACCTTTTTATTCTGCATGGTAGATTAGGCTTTAGGCTGACAAATGGATTAAGACAAAACTGCTACCTGAAAGTGCAAACAAGTCATATGAGAGACATAAGGGTCACATGCTAGGTTATGCTCTAACTGACATCCACGAGATCTTAAAACGGATGGCACAAGATTGTACAAGGAGCATACATAGCATTGGAACCCCTTAGGGTTGGTTAGTTTGTACATATGGCGGGAAAAGCCCATTTGTTTCACAGGTTTTGATCTAGCCACTTGATATAGCTGTCTCTGGTTAGATGCCCTGCAAAAAAGTTGGTAGGCCAAACAGTGAAGATCATACAGCCATGGAAGCAGTCTTCAAAGTGATCCACAGTCACCTCCACCCCAGCTTTCTCCAATCGCTTGGCATACATTAAACCATCATCTCTCAGAACATCAATCTCGCAGGTCAGGATGTAAGTTTTTGGCTGGAGGCGAAAGACCTCCCGCTCGGCTAGCAGTGGAGCTGCACGGACATCAAGCAGCGCTGGTAGAGCTTGGATGATCTCTGCCTTTCCCGTTGTGGGCACTGCTGGCTTATAATTCTTCCTGAACCTTGAAGGCAAGAGGAAAGTCCAATCCAACCGTTCTCGGAAAGGGCTGACATGGTCCACATCAAGGGCAGTGTGGTTGTTCATCATCATGGGAAAGGCAAAGTCATAGTCTCCGTTGAAATAGTCAAGCCAGAACTTCACCATGACAAAGCGGGAAAGGACAGGCGTGATTTCGTTCTGCTGGTACGAGGGAGTGTTGAAATCAAGCGGCTGGAGGACAGGATAGACGAGAGCTTGCAGTTTAAATCGGTTGGTGACATTCTCCTCTTGAGTCATCTgcagaagacatgaaagaaagcaCAGTGAAAGTACTGTGCAATACTAAACTCATGCAAAGAAACTAGGATTTGCTTCACTTTCTCTATCCCCATACTCCCAAAGCTTTGAAGTCTTCTCttttgaactacatttcccagaatccccctcagtttggatttttttttgtcgtgtcaggagtgacttgagaaactgcaagtcacttctggtgtgagagaattggccgtctggaaggacattgctcaggggacacctgaatgttttgatgttttatcatccttgtgggagacttctctcatgtccccgcatgaggagctggagctgacagaaggagctcatccgtgctctccccggattcaaacctgtgacctgtcggtcttcagtcctgctggcacaggggctcCTCCCTCAGCTTGGTGGCtggaggggattctgggagatgtaaggTCAAAGAAGGAACTTTTGCAATCGCTGCAGCCTCCTATCTTTTATGAAAGAGGCAATCTCCTTTGGAAGAAATTCCACTCTCATATTGAACAGGAGTGGCTAATATGGACTACAAAGAAACCTAAGAGTTTCTGGTAAACACTTTGGAATGCCTCTTGCATTTCACAATAATTTAGTATGTTTGCCCTAAATGAATTCCATTGTATTCAAGGTAAATATTTACTGAATTCTTGTTAAAAGAATCCTTTCCTTATCTTACGTATCCTTACAACTGACTGAGAGGAGAGTTTGGGTTTTCACTCAGTGGCACTCAAACCACATTTGGAAAAGTTTTCAAAGGCATATCAATCTCACAGTAATAAGGAAACTTCCATCCACACAAGGGTTTGATGGGAAAATGAGGGCACGGAACTGATCCTAACTCCTTTAATCTTCAGGTTAAAACCTAAAGTAAATTCACCATCCTACTGATAACAAAGCCATTAGTTTCCCCTGATCTCTACACGTGCCCCTTGTACCCCTTCTTGGTGTTTCTTGGGTTACCTCTTGGCACACAGCAGCTGCCAAATTTCCTCCTGCACTGTCACCAGAAATTGCAACTCTGTTGGGATCCACAGAATATTGTGCCAGGACCTCAGGAAGCATGAAGTGTTTCACAGCATTCATGGCATCATCAAACTGAGCAGGGAAGTGGAAATCTGGCACCAATCTGTACCTGCCATGAAAAGAGTTGTTCCCATAAGAAAAAACGCTGAACCTGTGGAGTATTGCCAAGGATTCATAGTGGAGGTTACAGTAACAAGCAAACAACCTTTCTATgctctagggctgggcggtttcgttcgttttttttttataacgaagcgatattgaaccattcaggagcaactaaaaaacaaaacgaatttttccaattcgttttgtaattgtttcgaaattgtttcgttattatttcgttattatttccgtatgtctggtgcaagttttatagtcgttgtttgttttatcagtgataaaaaaataaattatcacaccaacagtcaacaacagagggagagggaagcttcagaagttccccctgtcccatttggagggttttttagcgtattgctcaatcgcgtccgccattaacgaatcgattcgtaattgtttcgaaattgtttcgtaatttccgaaatttcgtaaatatcgaactttttaaaagaaaaatttcagaattcttttaaaaaacgaaacgcaaaaaccccctaaaaacaaatcgaatttagaaacaaatttttccgtggttggacagccctactatgCTCTGAAACAGTCCCTGCCAGCAAAAGTGGAATTATGCTGAATTGGAACTATACAATCTGGTTAACTTGTGAAGAATAATTTGCAAtatgcacatgtgtgtgtatgggagGAGAGGACTTTTCTTTTAAAGACAGGACATTTGAAAGATCACTGGGGTAGCTGCTCACAAAAGCAAAGATCCCATGATTGACTGTCTGGTGACTATGGGAATTGTAGTGCAAAATATCTAGGAAGGTGTCTACTTGTGGGAagctgtagtccagcatttctcaacctagaggttgggacccctgagggggttgtgaggggggggggtgtcagaggggttgccaaaacacaatattttctgttggtcatggggggttctgtgagggaagctTGGCCCACTtttattgtttgtggggttcagaatactctttgattgtaggtgaactataaatcccagcaactacaactcctaaatgtcaaggtctatttcccccaaactcccccaaactccagtgttcacatttgggcatattgaggattcatgccgagtttggtccacatccatcatcgagtccacagtgctctctggatgcagctgaattacaactccataacacaaggtcaatgcccaccaaacatttccagtgttgtctgttggtcatcagagttctatgtgccaggattagttcaattccatcactggctCTTTgaatgtagctgaactataaattccagcaactacaactcccaaatgacaaaatcaatccccattctcaaacccaccagtattcaattttgggcataTCTGGTACTTGTGTCATACTCAgtccagtgaatacatcctgaatgagatttacattacaattcataacatgcatgcataaggctactccagcatataaaatgactcccatgtataaggctactcccacgtataagatgactcccatgtataagacgaccgcttacttttgagaagattttcttgggtaaTCTTATATACCAAAAGACCACTGGACATGCAGTCAGTGAAAAAGAAGCCTTGCCTAATATTTAGGTTTGGGGAAAAAAGCTATTCATAAATTCACAAATTTGTATACCAATGGCATCCTAATTACATTTTCACTATTTGAAGCAGGAGATAGAAATTATTTTGCAAGCTAAAGTGACACACAGAACTTGCTTTTGTGTAGGCCTACACTCTGGAAATCGTTGAGACATTGCCCCTGATGTTTGGGTCCATGATCTGCTgcaaataccaaaatccatggatgctcaaatcccattatacagaatggcataataaaatgatgCGTCTTGTATAAAATGTCAAAACCAAAGCGATCTTTTGTGATTTCTTTCTGAATATTCCCTTTCTCCAGGCCGCCAATGCTCTacttgatttgttgttgttgttcattcattttggcaatgaatgtttgccactttgttacttttgtctgtaaactgccctgagtccctttggggagacaggacgagttataaataaataaataaataaataaatattatcaatctgtggatatagaatccatggatatggagggctgactgtactgtgTTCAATCTACTAACAGCTTCTACTCATCATCCTGAAAGGGTACATTCCTGTCTTATGCTTTATACAGCTAATATTAAATACTAGGTGGATACATTTCATTCAGGAGTTtggcagagaaagaaaggtgTATTTCAAAATACAAACACTACACTATGaataacaacagctataaaacaaAGTATGGCGCATAATGTGTCATCATTTGTTCTCTCTTGACATGGGAAAGAAAACACAAAGGCTAGTATTATATGTGGCGTTCACACATAGAGCCACTAGATGTCACCATTGCATGAAGCCAATTCCAACTGATTTAAATGTGATGTTCTTATCCTTTTTTGGAGTCTGGGTGCAGAAAGGGAAAGCAATTTCCAAAGCACACTCTGAACACATTTAACATGATAACCTTGGTCTTCATTTGGCTCCAGATAAACCCCCTCCTTAGCCTTTGCCCCATTCTGCTGTTGatacaatattttcattttatttcaaaggTTTATACAACATTCTTCAACACAACGTCCAGAGTTTGAAGTTTAAAATGATTCTATAAGAAACAAGAGCACATTTTCATCTACAGTGTTCTCCCTTGTGGTGAGATCCACATTTCACTAGCTTTTCAATGGAAAaagctctctctttctcatctttcTGCAACCAGCCCAATCTAGTGTCATTTACATGACTACAATACCTATCATCCCccatactccacctcagacatcagaagagctgcaagaccaagaacaagccacgagagtaaagatgaagatccacccagaggaaaagtgttcctgccatacatcaagggaaccactgaccgcatagggaagctgatgaggaaacacaacatacaaacaatctacaaacccaccaagaaaatccagcaaatgctacattcagcaaaggacaagagggatcctctcacctctgcaggagtctaccgtgtaccatgcagctgtggacaagtctacatagggaccaccaaacgcagcgcccagacacgcatcaaggaacatgaaaggcactgcagactacttcaaccagagaagtcagccatagcagagcacctgatgaaccagcctggacacagcatattatttgagaacacagaaatgctggaccacaccaacaaccaccatgtcagactacacagagaagccattgaaatccacaagcatgtggacaatttcaacagaaaggaagagaccatgaaaatgaacaaaatctggctaccagtattaaaaaactctaaaattataacagctaaacaacagagaggaaaaaaccaggcacagattaacatctcccagcaacagattttcccagactcaggcaggccttcaaatgctaatgaaggtgatcagctaaacattcacacctagctctagcagggaagagctccttgccccaccccagccattccacagatatataaacccatttttcctacttccaacagaccttctcaacctctgaggatgcttgccatagatgcaggcgaaacgtcaggagaaatgcctctagaacatggctctatagcctgaaaaaacccacaagaacctagtgattccagccatgaaagccttcgacaatacatcccccAGACAGTTGTCCTTCTTAACAAGTTATCTAGAAACTGAACCACTCCACAGGAGGACTAAGGACaaacaaaaggaagaagaatAGATCACACAGCTTCCTGCCTTAAATTAGAAAGTATGGCTTTCTCATTATGTTATCCCTCAAGGCAACTTGTGAtaacttttttggactgcaattcccatcattacTAAATGGTATATGCAATGATATAGCAGACAGAGGGAGCAATGCAGAGCCACTGCTGCCTGGCACGTAGGGCTTCCTCCCTCATCTCCCTATCTCCCCTTGCCTCCACTCCCAATGCCagtaagaaggaaagggaaagggaaagggggaaagggagagagagagagagagagagagagagagcgcacgagcatatacacacagaaagaaGGATCCTGCAGAGCCTCTCCTTTCAAAACAAACCCCAACTACGGCAGTGTCCCCAGGCCAGCAGTGGGAGGAGGTGGCTGCAGGAGCAACATGAAAGGAAGGTGTGGGCTTGAGAGGTGGAAGCAACAGGGCAGGGATGGGAAGTGAAGGCTT encodes:
- the NCEH1 gene encoding neutral cholesterol ester hydrolase 1, with protein sequence MKSAAVLLAGLLALGAYYVYLPLPSTISQPWRLMALDASFRVAQDTCNLAHFLGIGHHLRVLNYLIGAFDQTDSQTSERMKITDTQFNGVEVRVYEPSQEGEKTLKRSVVYIHGGGWALASARGGYYNNLCLVMAESLDAVIVSIEYRLVPDFHFPAQFDDAMNAVKHFMLPEVLAQYSVDPNRVAISGDSAGGNLAAAVCQEMTQEENVTNRFKLQALVYPVLQPLDFNTPSYQQNEITPVLSRFVMVKFWLDYFNGDYDFAFPMMMNNHTALDVDHVSPFRERLDWTFLLPSRFRKNYKPAVPTTGKAEIIQALPALLDVRAAPLLAEREVFRLQPKTYILTCEIDVLRDDGLMYAKRLEKAGVEVTVDHFEDCFHGCMIFTVWPTNFFAGHLTRDSYIKWLDQNL